A stretch of the Papaver somniferum cultivar HN1 chromosome 6, ASM357369v1, whole genome shotgun sequence genome encodes the following:
- the LOC113290874 gene encoding uncharacterized protein LOC113290874 has translation MKIVMPSIISKFQGAFVDERQITDGILIASELIDARERSNIPGLIFKVDLQKAFDNINWGFLYCTMSRFGFGNFWRKWIHWCISNVRFSISLNDSCSELFRRTKGVRQGYTLSPFLFILVVEVLYLMLQKAAGLNLIQGFKPSANELKVNFKKSALVAIENAQFANSCALIFGCLVVKFPLIYLGISLGSKSKSVSVWEIPASVEKQMDGIMRSFLWGNGKRRGWISTMHVQSGNRCFLWNDIWIGDHTLAGLYPSLYRLTRNKHASIRDMIQDSENGPAWDFSFTRNLKEDELQMVAALLGQINALILSDSGDDYLSWNPGNNFSIKSCYEAIEVAGFIMES, from the exons ATGAAAATTGTAATGCCTTCCATTATTTCAAAATTTCAAGGTGCATTTGTGGATGAAAGACAAATTACAGATGGAATTCTAATTGCCTCTGAGTTGATAGATGCAAGAGAAAGATCAAATATTCCAGGTTTAATTTTCAAGGTGGATCTTCAAAAAGCTTTTGATAACATAAATTGGGGTTTTTTATACTGCACAATGTCCagatttggttttggaaatttctggAGGAAATGGATTCATTGGTGTATATCTAATGTGAGATTCTCTATTTCTTTGAATGATTCTTGCTCTGAGTTATTTAGAAGAACTAAAGGGGTCAGACAAGGATATACATTGTCTCCTTTCCTATTTATCTTGGTGGTAGAAGTTCTCTATTTGATGCTACAAAAAGCTGCTGGTTTAAatcttattcaaggtttcaagcCATCTGCAAATG AATTGAAAGTGAATTTCAAGAAAAGTGCTCTGGTAGCTATTGAAAATGCACAATTTGCTAATTCTTGTGCCTTAATTTTTGGATGTCTAGTAGTGAAATTTCCCCTAATCTATTTAGGAATTTCTTTAGGCAGCAAATCCAAGTCAGTTTCAGTTTGGGAG ATTCCTGCTTCTGTGGAAAAACAAATGGACGGGATCATGAGAAGTTTCCTTTGGGGTAATGGAAAAAGGAGAGGTTGG ATTTCTACAATGCATGTTCAAAGTGGCAACAGATGTTTTTTATGGAATGATATATGGATTGGAGATCATACACTTGCTGGCCTTTATCCTTCTCTTTACAGGTTAACCAGGAATAAACATGCTTCAATTAGAGATATGATACAAGATAGTGAAAATGGCCCTGCCTGGGATTTCAGTTTCACTAGGAACCTCAAAGAAGATGAATTACAAATGGTTGCTGCTTTACTGGGTCAAATTAATGCTCTTATTTTGTCAGATTCTGGGGATGACTACCTGTCTTGGAATCCTGGTAACAATTTCTCTATTAAATCTTGCTATGAAGCTATTGAGGTTGCAGGTTTCATCATGGAATCCTAG